Below is a genomic region from Telmatobacter sp. DSM 110680.
AGGTTACCGTATCCGCGCGGATGATCGAGAATCAGGACATCGAATTCACGGTTGCAGATACCGGAATCGGCATTGCCCAAGAGCACCACGAAGACATCTTTAGGGAATTCAGTCAGGTTGAGAATCCACTTCAGGAAAAGTATCGCGGCACCGGGCTCGGTCTACCGCTTTGCCGGAATCTCGCGATGCTGCTAGGCGGAACGATATGGCTGGAGAGTGAGCTCGGCGTTGGGTCAACCTTTGTCGTTCGGCTTCCTGCAATCTATGTAGGAGAGGCTACGCAGACAGAAGAGATGTCTCCGTTGCCTGTGCCAGACTTCCATCGTGCCCCGGTTTTGTTTCTTGAAGACAATATTGAAACATTAGAACTCTTTGAGACGTATTTGCGGGAATCAGAATTTCAGCCCATTCTGACCTCAGAACTTGCACAGGCAGAAGCATGGATTGCCCGGCATACGCCTGTGACGGTCGTGGCTGACATCTATATTGGGAACGACTTATCGTGGAATTTCATTAAACGACTACGCGATCGTCTGCCCGATTTGCCACTCATCGTAACAAGTTCGCACAACGAGATGCAGACTGCGTATGCAAGCGGCGCCACTATCTTCATGGCAAAGCCGGTTGATCGCGATGTGCTGCTCACCGAACTTCGCCGACTTACATTGCATGGAGGAACACGAAAAGTCCTGCTGGTGGATGACAACGAGGTGGCGCGCTATATCCTGCGCGACCTTCTGGATCAACCGTGGCTCGAGGTGCAGGAGGCAGCGAATGGCACCGCTGCTTTGAGCGCGTTGAAAGACAGCATTCCTGACGCGGTTATCCTTGATTTGCTGATGCCGGATTTCAGCGGATTCGAAATACTACGCCAGCTCAGATCACAGCCGGCAACTAAAAGCCTGCCCGTTCTGATCTACACGTCCAAAGTGCTCACAGATTCTGAAAAGGTTCAACTGGACAATTGGGACGCAAAGATTATCCGGAAAGAAGAAGTGACCTCCCGCCTGTCCGCAAAGCCGTTCCTCGATTGGGTCAAATCCGTCGGACTGGTTCCCGAACCTGCAACCAGGGAGCACAATGCCTGAGTCACTTCGACCGCGCGTCCTGATTGCCGATGATCGAGAAGAGAACCGGTACGTGTTGGCGCGCGTTCTGGATAGTGCGGGCTTCGATTGCACGCAGACCGGAACCGGGTTAGGAGCGCTGGAAGCTGCGCAAACTATACCCGACATCATTATTCTGGACGTCCGTTTGCCTGACATCTCAGGCTATGAAGTGTGCCGGCGTATCAAGAGCGATCCTCGGACCGCTTCAGTGTCGGTGCTGCAAATCTCGGCTTCATTCACCTCCAGCGATGACAGGGTACGAGCGCTTGAGGCCGGTGCAGATGGGTATCTCACTCATCCCATCGATCGCATGGTGCTGATAGCTACCGTAAGGGCGCTTCTGCGACTTAGAACAGCGGAGGCCGCTGCTCGCCAGGCTGCCAACCAATGGCAATCAACTTTTGATGCCCTTTCCGAGGGGCTTGCCTTGATCGATAGCAACGGCGCCTTCCTGCGATGGAATCGATCATTTGCGGAAATTAGCGGTCCGAAAGTTCAGATTGTCGCGGGAGGAGACGCAGGTTCTTTTCTAAAAAGCCTGCTGGGTACCGACGATCCGATTAAGCAGTACGGGCGGCGGTACAGCGCGGAGTTCAACATCGGCAAGAGGTCAGTTGAAATTTCGGCAAATCCCATTGAGAGTGAGCGAGACGGGCAGGGAAAGATTTTGATACTGAATGACATCACTGATCGCAAACTCGCTGAATATGCGCTTCTTACCGCTGAAAAGCTCGCAGCGACGGGAAAACTAGCCAACGCGATCGCTCACGAAATCAACAATCCACTCGAGGCAGTGACGAATCTGATTTATCTCGCTTCGTCATCATCGAACACAGAAGATATTCACGAATTCCTCTCGCGTGCCAACGAGGAACTTGCTCGAGTCTCGCGAGTCACCAAGCAATCTCTCTCCTTCCATCGCGATTCAGATCGACCTATTGCGATCGATGTAGGCGCATTGATTGCCGACGTGATTTCTCTCTTTGAGAGGCCCGCAGCGCAGCGTCGTGTGCACCTTGCATTATCCCGCGAGTCAGACGTTAATATTTGTGGGTTCCCCGGTCAACTGACTCAAGTATTTGGAAATCTAGTGCGCAACGCGACAGAAGCGGCGCTGCCAGGATCTGAAGTGTCGATTCGCGTCCGATTGATCCACCGCGGCAAAAACGAAGGTGCGCGTGTAACAATTCACGATCGTGGCGCTGGAATTCCTGAAAGCGTTCGAGACAAGCTTTTCGATCCGTTCTTCACGACGAAGGATCTGAAGGGCTCGGGATTGGGGTTATGGGTTTCCAGAACGCTAGTGGTCAAGCATCAAGGTACCATTCGCTTCCGCTCCTGCAGGGGGCCTGGAAAAAGCGGCACGACTTTTGAAGTCTTTCTACCTACAACGCTGGTGTGAACGCGAAAACGAAGCAGCGGATTCGCTGTGGCTTAACCACCCTTGAAATCCTTAGTGGCACTGGTGGCTCTCGAATGACAACTTTCACCGCTACCGCTGACGAGGTGTAGAAGGACGTTTCCTCCCCGCGCCATTCTCACTAATGAGATGATAGAGAAGTCATCTCGCATTCCTCTCCGAACTCAAGCACGTACTCCTTCAAGACAAGAGGCTCTCAATGTTGATCCGACTCGGATATGACATCCAATTCCAGATTCCAACCAGTGTTGCCATGGTTGCGCTGCTCAGCGTTCATCCTTCTCTCGCGCACGAGCTTGTGGAACCAGATGAGTTGAAGACGGAACCGGAGTTAAAAGTCAGCCACTACATTGACAGCTTTGGGAATCGATGCTCGCGGTTTGTAGCGC
It encodes:
- a CDS encoding ATP-binding protein, yielding MSIPIINLSLLTERDVVHTRQRAREVAAELGLDNQDQIRLATATSEIARNAFRYARNGKVTFSLILEPPQRLEVTVSDSGSGIPNLDQIFEGRYKSETGLGMGLIGTRRLMDEFHIETSSKGTTVRMAKRISHHHDTWTQRTAHDLSRKMQTRAPENPYEEIEQQNQELLKTLQELRSRQEELELLNHELEDTNRGVVALYAELDERADYLRRASELKTKFLSNVSHEFRTPLNSVISLARLLLERIDGDLTAEQAKQVRYIESSARDLQEMVNDLLDLAKVEAGKIRIRPKRFEVHELFSALKGMLKPLLADNNSVDLIFDDATEIPALRTDEGKVSQILRNLISNALKFTPNGKVTVSARMIENQDIEFTVADTGIGIAQEHHEDIFREFSQVENPLQEKYRGTGLGLPLCRNLAMLLGGTIWLESELGVGSTFVVRLPAIYVGEATQTEEMSPLPVPDFHRAPVLFLEDNIETLELFETYLRESEFQPILTSELAQAEAWIARHTPVTVVADIYIGNDLSWNFIKRLRDRLPDLPLIVTSSHNEMQTAYASGATIFMAKPVDRDVLLTELRRLTLHGGTRKVLLVDDNEVARYILRDLLDQPWLEVQEAANGTAALSALKDSIPDAVILDLLMPDFSGFEILRQLRSQPATKSLPVLIYTSKVLTDSEKVQLDNWDAKIIRKEEVTSRLSAKPFLDWVKSVGLVPEPATREHNA
- a CDS encoding ATP-binding protein — its product is MPESLRPRVLIADDREENRYVLARVLDSAGFDCTQTGTGLGALEAAQTIPDIIILDVRLPDISGYEVCRRIKSDPRTASVSVLQISASFTSSDDRVRALEAGADGYLTHPIDRMVLIATVRALLRLRTAEAAARQAANQWQSTFDALSEGLALIDSNGAFLRWNRSFAEISGPKVQIVAGGDAGSFLKSLLGTDDPIKQYGRRYSAEFNIGKRSVEISANPIESERDGQGKILILNDITDRKLAEYALLTAEKLAATGKLANAIAHEINNPLEAVTNLIYLASSSSNTEDIHEFLSRANEELARVSRVTKQSLSFHRDSDRPIAIDVGALIADVISLFERPAAQRRVHLALSRESDVNICGFPGQLTQVFGNLVRNATEAALPGSEVSIRVRLIHRGKNEGARVTIHDRGAGIPESVRDKLFDPFFTTKDLKGSGLGLWVSRTLVVKHQGTIRFRSCRGPGKSGTTFEVFLPTTLV